The following are encoded together in the Triticum dicoccoides isolate Atlit2015 ecotype Zavitan chromosome 6B, WEW_v2.0, whole genome shotgun sequence genome:
- the LOC119326108 gene encoding LOB domain-containing protein 16-like — translation MAAAAGGGVAGVAGSPCGACKFLRRRCVAECVFAPYFSSEQGAARFAAIHKVFGASNAAKLLAHLPLADRCEAVVTITYEAQSRLRDPVYGCVAQIFALQQQVAILQAQLMQARAQIACGVQSTTSPVSHHQPQPWLQDTSIAALLRQQENGSSFAAGGALLPELMSGDVSMLQQHCGGKVEGGGGGGAGDLQYLAQAMMRSSNYSL, via the exons ATGGCTGCGGCGGCTGGTGGTGGTGTTGCGGGGGTGGCGGGGTCGCCGTGCGGGGCGTGCAAGTTCCTGCGGCGGCGCTGCGTGGCGGAGTGCGTCTTCGCGCCCTACTTCAGCTCCGAGCAGGGCGCGGCGCGCTTCGCGGCCATCCACAAGGTCTTCGGCGCCAGCAACGCCGCCAAGCTGCTCGCGCACCTGCCCCTCGCCGACCGATGCGAGGCCGTCGTCACCATCACCTACGAGGCCCAGTCCCGCCTCCGCGACCCCGTCTACGGCTGCGTCGCCCAGATCTTTGCCCTCCAGCAGCAG GTCGCGATCCTGCAGGCGCAGCTGATGCAGGCCAGGGCGCAGATCGCGTGCGGCGTCCAGAGCACCACCTCGCCGGTGAGCCACCACCAGCCACAGCCGTGGTTGCAGGACACCAGCATCGCCGCCCTGCTCCGGCAGCAGGAGAACGGTAGCAGCTTCGCCGCCGGCGGTGCGCTTCTGCCAGAGCTGATGAGCGGCGACGTGTCCATGCTGCAGCAGCATTGCGGCGGCAaggtggagggcggcggcggcggcggcgccggggaCCTCCAGTACCTGGCCCAGGCCATGATGCGAAGCTCCAACTACTCCCTGTAG
- the LOC119324812 gene encoding uncharacterized protein LOC119324812, with protein sequence MASDDLFEGLPPPAAPAGEDRAGAASPAPPPPPPAPKVPRHSALKSSLKRDKPSPSSAATSSSSPAAAAPADVAAEGRVPEKRLRFRTTVDASEMQIIEAMQKITSHIGNPSKFSKASKLALQLIEAGSVKPETIGHFFAVLEAAMSSPGACNEPSVRADYQALFNAAEGVTECFNQEQKNQFDVWMLHAVVANDLCTDDSFVFSKAVGKIKDAISALPVATVDDDNDEAAALAALAEIQSGTTENKAADSNTPAAASNSGEESSDPFGLDNLLEHKPKKSEKSQDKGAGALSRKADEESRRLLRSRREALLKCLETAARRYRIPWTQTSIDILGRHAYESVGRFTARQREAVEKLWNSIKEQQIRRKHGKSASGKLDVNAFERLQEKYSHEKISIRRAVGGAGDRRATQWLG encoded by the exons ATGGCGTCCGACGACCTCTTCGAAGGCCTGCCTCCGCCTGCGGCGCCCGCCGGCGAAGACCGTGCGGGTGCGGCCTcccccgcgccgcctcctcctccgccggctCCGAAGGTGCCGAGGCATTCCGCGCTGAAGAGCTCCCTCAAGCGGGACAAGCCCTCCCCCTCCtcggccgccacctcctcctcctcacccgccgccgccgctcccgccgATGTCGCCGCCGAAGGCCGCG TTCCTGAGAAGCGTCTTCGCTTCAGAACTACTGTTGATGCATCAGAAATGCAAATCATTGAGGCTATGCAGAAGATAACTTCACATATAGGGAATCCTTCAAAATTCAGCAAGGCATCAAAGCTTGCTCTACAGCTTATTGAGGCTGGAAGTGTCAAGCCAGAGACAATCGGTCACTTCTTTGCTGTACTAGAGGCTGCAATGTCTTCACCGGGAGCCTGCAATGAACCTTCTGTACGTGCAGATTACCAGGCACTGTTTAATGCTGCTGAGGGTGTAACAGAG TGTTTCAACCAAGAGCAGAAAAATCAGTTTGATGTATGGATGCTTCACGCAGTGGTGGCTAATGATCTCTGTACTGATGACAGTTTTGTG TTTTCAAAGGCTGTAGGGAAGATTAAAGATGCCATTTCAGCCCTGCCGGTAGCGACAGTGGACGATGATAACGATGAAGCAGCAGCACTTGCAGCACTTGCTGAGATCCAATCTGGCACCACAGAGAATAAGGCAGCCGATAGCAACACACCTGCTGCAGCGTCCAACTCTGGAGAAGAATCCTCAGATCCTTTCGGTCTAGATAATCTCCTGGAGCACAAGCCAAAGAAATCCGAGAAGTCTCAGGATAAGGGGGCTGGAGCCCTGAGCAGAAAGGCAGACGAGGAGTCCAGGAGACTTTTGAGGTCACGGCGCGAAGCCCTCCTGAAATGCCTCGAGACAGCCGCTCGGCGCTACAGGATACCATG GACGCAGACGAGCATCGACATCCTGGGGCGGCACGCGTACGAGAGCGTGGGGCGGTTCACGGCCCGGCAGCGGGAGGCGGTGGAGAAGCTGTGGAACTCGATCAAGGAGCAGCAGATCCGGCGCAAGCACGGCAAGTCGGCGAGCGGGAAGCTGGACGTGAACGCCTTCGAGCGCCTCCAGGAGAAGTACTCCCACGAGAAGATCAGCATCCGGCGCGCCGTCGGCGGCGCGGGCGACCGCCGCGCCACGCAGTGGCTCGGCTAA